A single region of the Ancylobacter novellus DSM 506 genome encodes:
- a CDS encoding YidH family protein → MRWWQTGTRPDYRFSLANERTFLAWIRTALALIAGAVGIDQFASHLGSPLTRLSLALVLFCAGGTLAATAYMRWARAERAMRHDADLPRSLLLPLLATLTALLATALAWLVVTS, encoded by the coding sequence ATGCGATGGTGGCAGACCGGGACGAGGCCTGATTACCGTTTTTCCCTTGCCAATGAGCGGACCTTTCTCGCCTGGATCAGGACCGCGCTCGCGCTCATCGCGGGCGCGGTCGGCATCGACCAGTTCGCTTCCCATCTCGGCTCTCCGCTGACGAGGCTGTCGCTGGCGCTGGTGCTTTTCTGCGCCGGCGGAACCCTCGCCGCGACGGCCTACATGCGCTGGGCACGCGCTGAGCGGGCGATGCGGCACGATGCGGATCTGCCGCGCAGCCTGCTGTTGCCCCTTCTTGCCACCCTCACGGCGCTGCTGGCGACAGCGCTCGCCTGGCTCGTCGTCACGAGCTGA
- a CDS encoding aconitase X swivel domain-containing protein → MAQTLLCHPGIGPDVEGIALVASDDFSARYDLDRIKGVFSRPAHKLFGEDYRERVLVLNNVKGGVASAWMLNEMASRDVKPAAFVFNRVNPILAQGAALAGLPLVDRFADGDVTTLICNGERIRVRPSEGQVILLDRP, encoded by the coding sequence ATGGCCCAGACGCTTCTCTGCCACCCCGGCATTGGCCCGGATGTCGAAGGCATCGCCCTCGTCGCCTCCGACGACTTCAGCGCCCGCTACGATCTCGATCGCATCAAGGGCGTGTTCTCCCGTCCCGCCCACAAGCTGTTCGGCGAGGACTATCGCGAGCGCGTCTTGGTGCTGAACAATGTGAAGGGCGGCGTCGCATCCGCCTGGATGCTCAACGAGATGGCCTCGCGCGACGTGAAGCCGGCGGCCTTCGTGTTCAATCGCGTCAACCCGATCCTCGCCCAGGGCGCCGCGCTCGCGGGGCTGCCGCTCGTGGACCGCTTCGCCGATGGCGACGTCACCACGCTCATCTGCAACGGCGAGCGGATCAGGGTCAGGCCAAGCGAAGGACAAGTCATCCTGCTCGACCGTCCATGA
- a CDS encoding aconitase X: protein MKLNEEERALLAGEGGRARQWAIRHQIEVGRFFDAEDMVEVDQAHVMADPESLGEAGVRWLSDMAGLPEAERRVRVPTITDPRGVDFAAYKRLHQTDEMATLEERAIRAFEAMGVLMTNTCINYQTILPPVRGEHVAFGDTGVVIYSNAVFGARSNFEGGPSAIAAGLTGRTPRYGYHLEKNRLGTKLFELRHQPKDFSEWGALGAVVGRGSGSYWAVPVITGVENAPTSDDLKHFGAALASFGSVAMFHMPGVTPEAPTLADAFDGPPPPASPITAEDIANVYEGYAARGDKVDVVVFSAPQLSLIELEKVANLLDGRRVHSGTTLIAATSPEIKFAADRMGLTRRIEASGGIVLSGVCFYQSYAREMAEANGWSRLMSNSAKLVNIIGGYGYKPTLATMERCVDSAVAGKVL, encoded by the coding sequence ATGAAACTCAATGAAGAAGAACGTGCATTGCTTGCGGGTGAAGGCGGCCGTGCCCGTCAATGGGCCATCCGCCATCAGATCGAGGTCGGCCGGTTTTTCGACGCCGAGGACATGGTGGAGGTCGACCAGGCCCATGTCATGGCCGATCCGGAGAGCCTGGGAGAGGCCGGCGTGCGCTGGCTCTCCGACATGGCCGGGCTGCCGGAAGCCGAGCGGCGCGTGCGCGTGCCGACCATCACCGATCCGCGCGGCGTCGACTTCGCAGCCTATAAGCGGCTGCACCAGACCGACGAGATGGCGACGCTGGAGGAACGCGCCATCCGCGCCTTCGAGGCCATGGGCGTGCTGATGACCAATACCTGCATCAACTACCAGACCATCCTGCCTCCGGTCCGCGGCGAGCACGTCGCGTTCGGCGATACCGGCGTGGTCATCTATTCCAACGCGGTGTTCGGCGCGCGCTCGAATTTCGAGGGCGGCCCGTCGGCGATCGCCGCCGGCCTGACCGGGCGCACGCCGCGCTATGGCTACCATCTCGAGAAGAACCGCCTCGGTACCAAGCTCTTCGAGCTGCGCCATCAGCCGAAGGACTTCAGCGAATGGGGCGCGCTCGGCGCCGTCGTCGGCCGCGGCTCGGGAAGCTATTGGGCGGTGCCGGTCATCACCGGCGTGGAGAACGCCCCGACCTCCGACGACCTCAAGCATTTCGGCGCGGCGCTCGCGAGCTTCGGATCGGTGGCCATGTTCCACATGCCCGGTGTCACCCCCGAGGCGCCGACGCTGGCGGATGCCTTCGACGGCCCTCCGCCGCCGGCCTCGCCCATCACCGCCGAGGACATCGCCAATGTCTATGAGGGCTACGCGGCCCGCGGCGACAAAGTCGACGTGGTGGTCTTCTCCGCGCCGCAGCTCTCGCTGATCGAACTGGAGAAGGTAGCGAACCTGCTCGACGGACGGCGCGTCCATTCCGGCACGACACTGATCGCGGCGACCTCGCCCGAGATCAAGTTCGCCGCCGACCGCATGGGGCTCACCCGCCGGATCGAGGCGTCGGGCGGGATCGTCCTGTCCGGCGTCTGCTTCTACCAGAGCTATGCGCGCGAGATGGCCGAAGCCAATGGCTGGAGCCGACTCATGTCCAACTCCGCCAAGCTCGTGAACATCATCGGCGGCTACGGCTACAAGCCGACGCTCGCCACCATGGAGCGCTGCGTCGACAGCGCCGTCGCCGGAAAGGTGCTGTGA
- a CDS encoding TRAP transporter large permease, producing MTSGIAITVLFLLLMVASLPVFVAMGIAGFLGFALSKGLDGALYGFTETLWQATHVYELIAIPLFILTGTVMQQSGAGRDLFAVVNAFAGRVRNATGVATILACGIFAAICGSSIATAATVGLVAVPALREQGYGDARAGGFVAAGGTLGILIPPSIPLILYGIITDTSIGQLFIAGVVPGILMMGVFAAYALWSRPQVVVNGSEGGDRWALLRGSVGVLLLPPVIVGAIYLGLFTPTEVGALAVIYVAGLGLLQRRLDGRKLVAAVLAATRTTVMLMMLIVFGQYFAHYLTYEEVPQIIAQSITQVPGGPLVTITLVVLVYLLLGMFLESAAMLLISVPIFFPVAMAIGMDPLTFGIFAIMAMEIAQISPPVGINLFTIHGISRIPLERLALGVLPFIGIQIVFLYLIFFMPEIVLWLPGQMK from the coding sequence ATGACAAGCGGCATCGCCATCACCGTCCTGTTCCTCCTGCTCATGGTTGCGAGCCTGCCGGTCTTCGTGGCCATGGGCATCGCCGGCTTCCTCGGCTTCGCGCTGTCGAAGGGCCTCGACGGCGCGCTCTACGGCTTCACCGAGACGCTCTGGCAGGCGACCCATGTCTACGAGCTGATCGCCATCCCCCTCTTCATCCTGACGGGAACGGTGATGCAGCAGAGCGGCGCGGGCCGCGACCTGTTCGCGGTGGTGAACGCCTTCGCCGGAAGGGTGCGCAACGCCACCGGCGTCGCCACCATCCTGGCATGCGGCATCTTCGCGGCCATCTGCGGCTCCTCCATCGCCACGGCCGCCACGGTCGGCCTCGTCGCCGTGCCGGCGCTGCGCGAGCAGGGCTATGGCGATGCGAGGGCCGGCGGCTTCGTGGCCGCCGGTGGCACGCTGGGCATCCTCATCCCACCCTCCATTCCACTCATCCTCTACGGCATCATCACCGACACATCGATCGGCCAGCTCTTCATCGCCGGCGTCGTGCCGGGGATATTGATGATGGGCGTGTTCGCGGCCTATGCGCTGTGGTCGCGGCCGCAGGTGGTCGTGAACGGGAGCGAAGGCGGGGACCGCTGGGCCCTGCTGCGCGGCAGCGTCGGCGTCCTGCTGCTGCCGCCGGTGATCGTGGGCGCCATCTATCTCGGCCTGTTCACGCCGACCGAGGTGGGAGCTCTCGCGGTCATCTACGTCGCGGGCCTCGGCCTGCTGCAGCGGCGGCTCGATGGCCGCAAGCTGGTCGCCGCCGTGCTGGCCGCCACCCGCACGACGGTCATGCTCATGATGCTGATCGTGTTCGGCCAGTATTTCGCGCACTACCTCACCTATGAGGAGGTACCGCAGATCATCGCCCAGAGCATCACCCAGGTGCCCGGGGGGCCACTCGTCACCATCACCTTGGTCGTTCTGGTCTATCTGCTGCTCGGGATGTTCCTTGAATCGGCGGCGATGCTGCTGATCTCGGTGCCGATCTTCTTTCCGGTCGCCATGGCGATCGGGATGGACCCGCTGACCTTCGGCATCTTCGCGATCATGGCGATGGAGATCGCCCAGATCTCCCCGCCGGTCGGCATCAACCTCTTCACCATCCACGGCATCAGCCGCATCCCCCTGGAACGTCTCGCGCTCGGCGTGCTGCCGTTCATCGGCATCCAGATCGTCTTTCTCTACTTGATCTTCTTTATGCCGGAGATCGTTCTCTGGCTTCCGGGACAGATGAAATGA
- a CDS encoding TRAP transporter small permease subunit encodes MISRFLDIAARAFTAASATIVAILALPVAYDAISRSLRHPSIWVFDVSLYLMIAAAFLGNAYALRSGAHFRMMMAVDMAGPRVRHWADRLTFLVTFLFAVAMTWLSAGYVAENYQLGFTSGTLFDAPLWIPQLAMPLGGLSLAIEALRRLILDDYPDVLEG; translated from the coding sequence ATGATCAGCCGCTTTCTCGACATCGCCGCCCGCGCCTTCACGGCGGCGAGCGCCACGATCGTCGCCATCCTCGCGCTTCCCGTGGCCTATGACGCGATCAGCCGGTCGCTGCGCCATCCGAGCATATGGGTGTTCGACGTCTCTCTCTATCTGATGATCGCCGCGGCGTTCCTCGGCAACGCCTACGCGCTGCGCTCGGGCGCGCATTTCCGGATGATGATGGCGGTCGACATGGCAGGGCCGCGGGTGCGGCACTGGGCCGATCGGCTCACCTTCCTCGTCACCTTCCTCTTCGCCGTGGCCATGACATGGCTCTCGGCGGGCTACGTCGCCGAAAACTACCAGCTGGGATTCACCTCGGGCACGCTGTTCGACGCGCCGCTCTGGATTCCCCAGCTCGCCATGCCGCTCGGCGGCCTCTCGCTGGCGATCGAGGCGCTGCGCCGCCTCATCCTCGACGATTATCCCGACGTGCTGGAGGGCTGA
- a CDS encoding TRAP transporter substrate-binding protein, producing MKTTVKLVVALAATLFVAPALAQDKITLSLATWGASSHPQVKTYAKVFMDEVVKRTNGKVEWKYFPDDTMVKQAFVPSAIPGGQVDISLTTLDNWIGRVPQVAITASPLWTLTMEQAQAELQPERPLFKHFEELLAKQNTKLLSLFDIGAPALFSKFDARDPASLKGRTLRAYSKGASQSLQALGAAPVTMGVADVYSALQRGAIDGALGGLQGAYGLKHYEVTKYALGTGGVLGALINGYVMNRRSFERLPDDVKKAVLEATQVALDTTNKEIAQSYQQYLADTRKHGLEVSELKPGTPERAAWEAALKDYREEIKDEFPAETVALVTSVR from the coding sequence ATGAAAACGACCGTCAAACTGGTCGTCGCGCTCGCCGCGACGCTCTTCGTCGCACCTGCACTCGCGCAGGACAAGATCACGCTCAGCCTCGCCACCTGGGGCGCATCCTCGCATCCGCAGGTGAAGACCTACGCCAAGGTGTTCATGGACGAGGTAGTCAAGCGCACCAACGGCAAGGTGGAGTGGAAGTACTTTCCTGACGACACGATGGTGAAGCAGGCCTTCGTGCCGAGCGCTATCCCCGGCGGGCAGGTCGACATCTCCCTCACCACGCTGGACAACTGGATCGGCCGCGTCCCACAGGTGGCGATCACGGCGAGCCCGCTCTGGACACTGACGATGGAGCAGGCGCAGGCGGAGCTGCAGCCGGAGAGGCCGCTGTTCAAGCACTTCGAGGAGCTGCTCGCCAAGCAGAACACCAAGCTGCTCTCCCTGTTCGACATCGGCGCGCCAGCGCTGTTCTCGAAGTTCGACGCGCGCGATCCCGCGTCCCTGAAGGGACGCACCCTGCGGGCCTATTCCAAGGGTGCGTCGCAGAGCCTGCAGGCGCTCGGCGCCGCGCCCGTGACCATGGGCGTCGCCGACGTCTATTCCGCGCTCCAGCGCGGTGCCATCGACGGTGCGCTGGGCGGTCTTCAGGGCGCCTACGGGCTCAAGCATTACGAGGTCACGAAATACGCGCTCGGCACCGGCGGCGTGCTCGGCGCGCTGATCAACGGCTACGTGATGAACCGCCGCTCCTTCGAGCGCCTGCCCGATGACGTCAAGAAGGCGGTGCTGGAGGCGACGCAGGTTGCGCTCGACACCACCAACAAGGAAATCGCCCAAAGCTACCAGCAGTACCTTGCCGATACACGCAAGCACGGCCTCGAAGTGTCCGAGCTGAAGCCCGGCACGCCGGAGCGCGCGGCATGGGAAGCCGCGCTCAAGGATTACCGCGAAGAGATCAAGGACGAATTCCCGGCCGAGACGGTCGCGCTCGTCACCTCCGTCCGCTGA
- a CDS encoding sulfatase-like hydrolase/transferase yields the protein MPAPSNVLIIMSDEHNKAITGCYGNAVVATPNIDALAARGTLFEAAYTNCPVCVPARASFACGRYVHDIGHWDNADPYDGTQRSWHHHLRASGHEVTSIGKLHFRSAADDYGFTESLIPMHVVEEKGDLLGLVRDELPKRKGAWKMARLAGPGESSYTFYDRDILARAQIWLRGAAARARAKPWALFVSFVAPHFPLTAPPEHYYRYYDDARLQWPKLYETQARPEHPYLREYAECFAYDEHFAGPDDVRRALAGYYGLVGFLDENIGKLLATLDATGLSQDTRVVYVSDHGDNLGARGLWGKSTMYEEAVSVPLIAAGPGFEPGKRVRTPVSLVDLSASILSWCGEEKPTDWPGEDLAGDLPPDRAVFSEYHGMGSKSGFYMLRDRRFKYVHYVDHRAQLFDLEADPQELNDLADDPAFSDVRAQLNARLCAICDPNDTDRRAKARQAEQLHRNGGREAVIARGDLGFSPPPGFSPDFM from the coding sequence ATGCCCGCCCCCTCGAACGTTCTCATCATTATGTCGGATGAGCACAATAAGGCGATCACCGGCTGCTACGGGAACGCCGTTGTCGCCACCCCGAACATCGACGCCCTTGCGGCGCGGGGGACGCTGTTCGAGGCCGCCTACACCAACTGCCCGGTCTGCGTACCGGCGCGCGCGTCCTTTGCCTGCGGCCGCTACGTCCACGACATCGGCCATTGGGACAATGCCGACCCCTATGACGGCACGCAGCGGAGTTGGCACCACCACCTGCGCGCGAGCGGGCACGAGGTGACGTCCATCGGCAAGCTGCATTTCCGCAGCGCCGCGGACGACTACGGCTTCACCGAGAGCCTCATTCCCATGCATGTGGTCGAGGAGAAGGGCGACCTTCTCGGCCTCGTGCGCGACGAACTCCCCAAGCGCAAGGGCGCCTGGAAGATGGCCCGGCTCGCCGGTCCGGGGGAGTCGAGCTACACCTTCTACGATCGCGACATCCTCGCGCGTGCCCAGATATGGCTGCGTGGCGCGGCGGCGCGTGCCCGTGCGAAGCCCTGGGCGCTGTTCGTCTCGTTCGTCGCGCCGCATTTCCCGCTCACTGCGCCCCCCGAGCACTATTACCGCTATTACGACGACGCCCGCCTCCAATGGCCCAAGCTCTACGAGACGCAGGCGCGCCCCGAGCATCCCTATCTGCGCGAATATGCCGAGTGCTTTGCCTATGACGAGCATTTCGCCGGGCCGGACGACGTGCGCCGCGCGCTCGCCGGCTATTACGGGCTCGTCGGCTTTCTCGACGAGAACATCGGCAAGCTGCTGGCGACGCTGGACGCCACTGGCCTGTCGCAGGACACGCGCGTCGTCTACGTGTCCGATCATGGCGACAATCTCGGCGCGCGCGGCCTCTGGGGCAAGTCGACCATGTATGAGGAGGCGGTCTCGGTGCCGCTGATCGCGGCGGGACCGGGCTTCGAGCCGGGCAAGCGCGTGCGCACGCCGGTGTCGCTGGTCGATCTCTCGGCGAGCATCCTGAGCTGGTGCGGGGAGGAGAAGCCCACCGACTGGCCCGGCGAAGACCTCGCCGGGGACCTGCCGCCAGATCGCGCCGTGTTCTCCGAATATCACGGCATGGGATCGAAGTCGGGCTTCTACATGCTGCGCGACCGGCGGTTCAAATATGTCCACTACGTCGACCATCGCGCGCAGCTTTTCGATCTTGAGGCCGACCCGCAGGAACTGAACGACCTCGCGGACGATCCCGCCTTTTCCGACGTGCGCGCGCAGCTTAACGCCCGCCTCTGCGCCATCTGCGATCCGAACGACACCGATCGGCGCGCCAAGGCGCGCCAGGCCGAGCAACTGCACCGCAATGGCGGGCGCGAGGCCGTCATCGCCAGGGGAGATCTCGGCTTCTCGCCACCGCCAGGGTTCTCGCCAGACTTCATGTGA
- a CDS encoding GntR family transcriptional regulator, giving the protein MPVVTMERSFPLEAVRDLADRDVSGRAKYAVLTECLRTMILAGNLPAGTRLPTERDLATLSGLSLGTVQRALRTLVEEGYLTRTPKLGSFVTERTQIRQPWHCRFLAEDGRTVLPVSPTTRKRLVIEEVGPWTAHLGPAAAGYLYIERDFNVAGEFSVDSRFWGDANRLSALRSGPVSQLDGENLKHLIASRCHLPVTHVIHKLRYARQGQEPARLILTALTWSHEAPLYYQEFTIPPNSRELLVSDEIEQSAAFGIE; this is encoded by the coding sequence ATGCCCGTTGTCACCATGGAACGCAGTTTTCCGCTCGAAGCCGTCCGCGACCTCGCGGATCGCGATGTCTCGGGCAGGGCCAAATACGCCGTGCTGACCGAGTGCCTGCGGACGATGATCCTCGCCGGCAATCTCCCGGCCGGCACCCGTCTTCCCACCGAGCGCGACCTCGCGACGTTAAGCGGGCTGAGCCTCGGCACCGTGCAGCGCGCGTTGCGCACGCTGGTGGAGGAGGGGTACCTGACCCGCACCCCCAAGCTCGGCAGCTTCGTCACCGAGCGGACGCAGATCCGCCAGCCCTGGCACTGCCGGTTCCTGGCGGAGGACGGCCGGACGGTGCTCCCCGTCTCGCCCACGACCCGCAAGCGGCTGGTGATCGAGGAGGTCGGCCCGTGGACCGCGCATCTCGGACCGGCGGCCGCGGGCTATCTCTATATCGAGCGTGACTTCAACGTCGCCGGCGAGTTCTCGGTCGACAGCCGCTTCTGGGGCGATGCCAACCGCCTGTCGGCGCTACGCTCGGGGCCGGTCTCGCAGCTCGACGGCGAGAACCTGAAGCATCTGATCGCCAGCCGGTGCCACCTGCCGGTCACCCATGTGATCCACAAGCTGCGCTATGCCAGGCAGGGGCAGGAGCCGGCCCGCCTCATCCTGACGGCACTGACATGGAGCCACGAGGCGCCGCTCTACTACCAGGAGTTCACCATCCCGCCCAATTCGCGCGAATTGCTGGTGAGCGACGAAATCGAGCAGAGTGCGGCTTTCGGCATCGAATAG
- a CDS encoding DNA-directed RNA polymerase sigma-70 factor, with protein MNAHPPAAALRSANVTPLARLDIPGGGEVVLHRGHAFIGHMSPPLGTSIYDLADPRKPRLVAQIAPKDGFSHTHKVKVAGDLMITNVERHRRHFYRKGERIEAVTAELAAHLGRPPQEAEIAAALGVKEGDVADLRAGLARGYDDGGFRVWDIADPAHPRELAYVKTGGIGVHRFDMEERYAYISTEMAGYVGNILVIYDLADPTRPREVSRWHLPGQHVSAGETPTWSGQRHRLHHALRVGDVMWAACWYAGAYAIDVSDINRPHTIGSFNYHPPYPEPTHTFFPLVQPLGGRNVALAIDEEHDHVPGQPHAFLWVLDIADLTKIAPISTFHVGEAASPYATAGGRFGAHQFQERQVGSLVFATWFAGGLRVIDLADPTLPKEIGHFIPARASGHVAPQSNDVDVNADGIVCLLDRDCGLDILQFEG; from the coding sequence ATGAACGCGCATCCGCCGGCTGCCGCCCTGCGCAGCGCCAACGTCACCCCGCTCGCCCGGCTCGACATTCCCGGTGGTGGCGAGGTGGTGCTGCATCGCGGCCACGCCTTTATCGGCCACATGTCGCCGCCGCTCGGCACCAGCATTTATGACCTGGCGGATCCGCGAAAGCCGCGCCTCGTCGCCCAGATCGCGCCGAAGGACGGCTTCTCCCACACCCACAAGGTGAAGGTCGCCGGCGACCTGATGATCACCAATGTCGAACGCCACCGCCGGCACTTCTACCGCAAGGGCGAGCGCATCGAGGCGGTGACGGCGGAACTGGCCGCGCATCTTGGGCGCCCGCCGCAGGAGGCGGAGATCGCCGCCGCGCTCGGCGTGAAGGAAGGCGACGTCGCCGACCTGCGCGCGGGGCTGGCGCGCGGCTATGACGACGGTGGCTTCCGCGTCTGGGACATCGCCGACCCCGCCCATCCGCGCGAGCTCGCCTATGTGAAGACCGGCGGCATCGGCGTGCACCGCTTCGACATGGAAGAGCGCTACGCCTACATCTCCACCGAGATGGCGGGCTATGTCGGCAACATCCTCGTCATCTACGACCTCGCCGATCCGACCCGCCCGCGCGAGGTGTCACGCTGGCACCTGCCGGGGCAGCATGTGAGCGCCGGCGAGACGCCGACATGGTCCGGCCAGCGCCACCGCCTGCACCACGCGCTGCGCGTCGGCGACGTGATGTGGGCTGCCTGCTGGTACGCCGGCGCCTATGCGATCGACGTGTCGGACATCAACCGTCCGCACACCATCGGCTCGTTCAACTATCACCCGCCCTACCCCGAGCCGACCCACACCTTCTTCCCGCTGGTGCAGCCGCTCGGCGGGCGCAACGTAGCCCTCGCCATCGACGAGGAGCACGACCACGTTCCCGGCCAGCCGCACGCCTTCCTGTGGGTGCTGGACATCGCGGACCTGACGAAGATCGCGCCGATCTCGACCTTCCATGTCGGCGAGGCCGCCTCACCCTATGCGACGGCGGGCGGGCGCTTCGGCGCGCACCAGTTCCAGGAGCGGCAGGTGGGGAGCCTCGTCTTCGCTACTTGGTTCGCCGGCGGGTTGCGCGTCATCGACCTCGCCGACCCGACGCTGCCGAAGGAGATCGGCCATTTCATCCCCGCCCGGGCGTCGGGTCATGTGGCGCCACAGAGCAACGACGTCGACGTGAATGCGGACGGCATCGTCTGCCTGCTCGACCGCGACTGCGGCCTCGACATCCTGCAGTTCGAAGGCTGA
- a CDS encoding tripartite tricarboxylate transporter permease: MNLSLSLLSDQFLLNFSYLWLIVIATTIGIIIGAMPGFGSANTIIMLLPFTLAVDVEVAMIFMVSLFVASHMGGGITSILLNIPGNGGSAATCLDGYPMARKGLGQQALVLSFVASTVGGMVTALMSIFLLPYIARLAFYMHSVEMVVILLFGITLIASVASDNMLKGLIAGFLGLLIGAIGADHIYSTPRGTFGFIELYDGVPLIAVLIGVFAISEALIMMESSSVLSDTGKQMMRQSGWKETWEGVVWSFQRTWHMIWTGIIGLIIGIVPGAGASIAAFVAYQQSRLYSKTPEKYGTGIPEGVIAPESANNGCASGDLIPLLVIGVPGGTTAAVMLIVMTYHGVQLGPRLFIQNPGIGYGVFITMLIAYAVMLFTTLPLTRWVSKLVLIPTPVLAPIIIAFTLVGAFAPRGYMFDLWLTLLFGAIGYVCRRTGFNVVALLIGVILGPMLEANVMRALRISGNDPWVFFSSPVGNILWAALAVSLAIPSIVQWRRNRAAARTATA, encoded by the coding sequence ATGAACCTCAGCCTCAGCCTGCTCTCCGACCAGTTCCTGCTGAACTTCAGCTATCTGTGGCTGATCGTCATCGCCACCACCATCGGCATCATCATCGGCGCCATGCCGGGCTTCGGCTCGGCCAACACCATCATCATGCTGCTGCCTTTCACCCTGGCGGTGGATGTCGAGGTGGCGATGATCTTCATGGTCTCGCTGTTCGTCGCCTCGCATATGGGCGGCGGCATCACCTCGATCCTCTTGAACATACCGGGCAACGGCGGATCGGCGGCCACCTGCCTCGACGGCTATCCGATGGCGCGCAAAGGGTTGGGCCAGCAGGCGCTGGTGCTGTCCTTCGTCGCCTCGACGGTGGGCGGCATGGTCACGGCGCTGATGTCGATCTTCCTGCTGCCCTACATCGCACGCCTCGCCTTCTACATGCACAGCGTCGAGATGGTGGTGATCCTGCTGTTCGGTATCACGCTGATCGCTTCGGTCGCCTCCGACAACATGCTGAAAGGACTGATCGCCGGCTTCCTCGGCCTGTTGATCGGTGCCATCGGCGCGGACCACATCTATTCCACCCCGCGCGGCACCTTCGGCTTCATCGAGCTCTATGACGGCGTGCCGCTGATCGCGGTGCTGATCGGCGTCTTCGCCATCTCCGAAGCGCTGATCATGATGGAGAGCTCGTCGGTGCTCTCCGACACCGGCAAGCAGATGATGCGCCAGTCCGGCTGGAAGGAGACCTGGGAAGGCGTGGTCTGGTCGTTCCAGCGCACCTGGCACATGATCTGGACCGGCATCATCGGCCTCATCATCGGCATCGTGCCGGGTGCCGGCGCCTCCATTGCCGCCTTCGTCGCCTACCAGCAGTCGCGCCTCTATTCGAAGACGCCGGAGAAGTACGGCACCGGCATCCCCGAGGGCGTCATCGCGCCGGAATCGGCCAACAACGGCTGCGCCTCCGGCGACCTCATCCCGCTGCTGGTCATCGGCGTGCCCGGCGGCACGACCGCCGCGGTGATGCTGATCGTGATGACCTATCACGGCGTCCAGCTCGGCCCGCGCCTGTTCATCCAGAACCCGGGCATCGGCTATGGCGTGTTCATCACCATGCTGATCGCCTATGCGGTGATGCTGTTCACCACCCTGCCGCTGACCCGCTGGGTGTCGAAGCTGGTGCTGATCCCGACCCCGGTGCTGGCGCCGATCATCATCGCCTTCACCCTCGTCGGCGCCTTCGCCCCGCGCGGCTACATGTTCGACCTGTGGCTGACGCTGCTGTTCGGCGCCATCGGCTATGTCTGCCGCCGCACCGGCTTCAACGTGGTGGCGCTGCTGATCGGCGTCATCCTCGGGCCGATGCTGGAGGCGAACGTGATGCGGGCGCTGCGCATCAGCGGCAACGACCCGTGGGTGTTCTTCTCCTCGCCCGTGGGTAACATCCTTTGGGCGGCGCTGGCAGTCTCGCTCGCCATTCCCTCCATCGTGCAATGGCGGCGCAACCGCGCCGCCGCCCGGACGGCCACGGCATGA